The Yoonia sp. SS1-5 genome contains a region encoding:
- the ftsZ gene encoding cell division protein FtsZ, protein MTLNLSLPGHEELKPRITVFGVGGAGGNAVNNMIEKELDGTEFVVANTDAQALQQARAENKIQMGLKVTEGLGAGARATVGAAAAEESIEQIVDHLAGAHMCFITAGMGGGTGTGAAPIIAQAAREMGVLTVGVVTKPFQFEGAKRMKQAEEGVEALQKVVDTLIIIPNQNLFRLANENTTFTEAFALADDVLYQGVKGVTDLMVRPGLINLDFADVRAVMDEMGKAMMGTGEADGENRAIQAAEKAIANPLLDEISLEGAKGVLINITGGYDLTLFELDEAANKIREKVDSEANIIVGSTLDTGMEGRMRVSVVATGIDAVVSNADTPLPRRSMAAPLAAPVAAAPEAPAPVAEPEPAPAPAAAVAEAPVVQEQPSFAELDVPQAAPAPTPQPAAFQPQPEPQPQVAEVPQQAAADDLPPPAYTPRPEPTLTEADTFVAPQQPRAPGTPTPEAMARLQAAVARAPGRAAAAQPQQAAPASDADKPRFGINSLINRMTGAQAEAAPQQQARQQPQVTAIHQEPEAAEDQERIEIPAFLRRQAN, encoded by the coding sequence ATGACACTGAATCTATCCCTACCGGGGCATGAAGAACTGAAGCCACGTATCACCGTATTTGGTGTGGGCGGCGCTGGCGGTAACGCGGTCAACAACATGATCGAGAAAGAACTCGACGGGACCGAATTTGTTGTGGCCAATACTGACGCGCAGGCGCTGCAGCAGGCGCGCGCGGAAAACAAGATTCAGATGGGTCTGAAAGTGACCGAAGGGCTGGGTGCCGGGGCGCGCGCAACCGTTGGGGCCGCTGCCGCGGAAGAAAGTATCGAACAGATTGTCGATCATCTGGCGGGTGCGCATATGTGCTTTATCACGGCCGGTATGGGCGGTGGCACCGGGACGGGCGCCGCGCCGATTATCGCGCAAGCGGCCCGCGAAATGGGTGTTCTGACCGTTGGTGTGGTGACAAAACCATTCCAGTTCGAAGGCGCAAAGCGGATGAAACAGGCCGAAGAGGGCGTTGAAGCCCTGCAAAAGGTCGTCGACACGCTGATCATCATTCCAAACCAGAACCTGTTCCGGCTGGCCAACGAGAATACCACCTTTACCGAGGCCTTCGCGCTTGCTGATGATGTGCTTTATCAAGGCGTCAAAGGCGTGACTGATCTGATGGTCCGTCCGGGCCTGATCAACCTCGACTTTGCCGATGTCCGCGCCGTGATGGACGAGATGGGCAAGGCCATGATGGGCACCGGCGAGGCGGATGGCGAAAACCGCGCCATTCAGGCGGCCGAGAAAGCCATCGCCAACCCACTTCTGGACGAAATTTCGCTGGAAGGCGCAAAGGGCGTTTTGATCAATATTACAGGCGGTTACGACCTGACCTTGTTCGAACTGGACGAGGCGGCGAACAAGATCCGCGAAAAGGTCGATTCCGAGGCGAACATCATTGTTGGCTCGACCTTGGATACGGGTATGGAAGGCCGGATGCGCGTATCGGTTGTTGCCACAGGCATCGACGCTGTTGTCAGCAATGCCGACACGCCACTGCCGCGCCGGTCAATGGCCGCGCCGCTGGCAGCGCCTGTCGCAGCCGCACCCGAAGCGCCTGCACCAGTCGCCGAACCAGAGCCGGCCCCCGCGCCAGCCGCAGCCGTGGCAGAGGCCCCGGTTGTTCAGGAACAGCCAAGCTTTGCAGAGCTTGACGTGCCACAAGCTGCGCCAGCGCCGACACCACAGCCTGCAGCATTTCAGCCGCAACCAGAACCGCAGCCACAGGTGGCCGAAGTCCCCCAGCAAGCCGCCGCAGATGATCTGCCCCCGCCGGCCTACACACCACGACCAGAGCCGACATTGACAGAAGCTGACACCTTCGTGGCCCCGCAGCAGCCCCGCGCACCGGGGACACCAACCCCCGAAGCAATGGCGCGCCTGCAGGCCGCTGTCGCCCGCGCACCAGGCCGTGCGGCTGCTGCCCAGCCGCAACAGGCGGCCCCTGCATCGGATGCAGACAAGCCCCGGTTCGGGATCAATTCCCTGATCAACCGCATGACAGGGGCACAAGCCGAAGCTGCCCCGCAGCAACAGGCCCGTCAGCAGCCCCAGGTGACCGCGATTCATCAAGAACCCGAAGCTGCGGAAGATCAGGAGCGGATCGAAATTCCGGCTTTCCTGCGCCGTCAGGCCAACTAG
- a CDS encoding outer membrane protein assembly factor BamD — protein MSGSRDSIGRRMGAVVALAFLLGCGSANETPLEDLTAQQIFERGERQLEQGSADDAAFTFGEIERLYPYSEFAQRALIMQAFSYHRDEDYPNSRASAQRFLDFYPAEADAPYAAYLLALSYYDQIDEIGRDQGLTFQALQALRTVIEVYPESEYARTSVLKFDLAFDHLAAKEMEIGRYYLKRGHYAAAANRFRTVVEDFQTTTQTPEALHRLVETYLALGLLEEAQSAGAILGFNYRSSQWYESSFALLNGRGLPAAARGDNWLASIYRQVVRGEWL, from the coding sequence ATGTCGGGCAGCAGGGACAGCATCGGGCGTCGCATGGGCGCAGTTGTGGCACTTGCGTTCCTTTTGGGCTGTGGCAGTGCGAATGAAACCCCGCTCGAGGATTTGACCGCCCAGCAGATTTTTGAACGCGGCGAGCGGCAGCTGGAACAGGGCAGTGCCGATGACGCGGCCTTTACCTTCGGCGAGATTGAGCGCTTGTACCCGTATTCAGAGTTCGCCCAGCGGGCGCTGATCATGCAGGCCTTTTCCTATCACCGCGACGAAGACTATCCAAACAGCCGGGCATCGGCCCAACGCTTTCTGGATTTCTATCCCGCCGAGGCAGACGCCCCTTATGCCGCATATCTTCTGGCATTGTCCTACTACGATCAGATCGACGAGATCGGTCGCGATCAGGGTCTGACCTTTCAGGCGCTGCAAGCGCTGCGGACGGTCATCGAAGTCTATCCCGAAAGCGAATATGCCCGGACGTCGGTGCTGAAATTTGACCTGGCCTTTGATCATCTTGCGGCCAAGGAAATGGAAATCGGGCGCTACTACCTTAAGCGCGGGCATTACGCGGCTGCGGCAAACCGCTTCCGTACCGTGGTTGAGGATTTTCAGACCACGACCCAGACGCCCGAAGCCCTGCATCGGCTAGTCGAGACATATCTCGCCCTTGGCCTGCTGGAAGAAGCGCAAAGCGCGGGGGCCATCCTTGGGTTCAATTATCGGTCCAGCCAATGGTACGAATCCAGTTTTGCGTTGTTGAACGGGCGCGGCCTTCCGGCGGCGGCGCGCGGTGATAACTGGCTGGCATCGATTTATCGACAGGTGGTGCGCGGTGAGTGGCTCTAA
- a CDS encoding cell division protein FtsQ/DivIB has product MRSLIRRRVAAEAPRDPAPSRLSYRLERLMLTPGFRGFVRIGVPLILIAVIATSYFSKAENRNALAARIDAAKQEFQARPQFMVRAMSVSGADPVLTSDVIRLLPLAFPVSSFDLDLEGMRQTVEALAPVKSASVRVGQDGALEIRVTPRQPSALWRDGQTLRLIDADGVEAGVVGARADRLDLPLIAGDGAEQNIAEALSLYAGAGPMRDRIRGLVRMGERRWDIVLDRDQRILLPAEDPVAAFNRIVALNEAQDMLKRDVVVVDMRNAQRPTLRMSEEAALALRRGAEIEINNGAGD; this is encoded by the coding sequence ATGCGATCGCTGATCCGTCGCCGCGTCGCGGCCGAGGCGCCGCGCGATCCCGCCCCGTCGCGGTTAAGCTATCGGTTGGAACGGCTGATGCTGACGCCGGGCTTTCGCGGCTTTGTCCGTATCGGGGTCCCTCTGATCCTCATCGCAGTGATTGCCACATCCTATTTCTCCAAAGCGGAAAATCGTAACGCATTGGCCGCTCGCATTGATGCGGCCAAGCAGGAATTTCAGGCTCGCCCGCAGTTCATGGTGCGGGCTATGTCCGTGTCGGGGGCTGACCCCGTGCTGACGTCCGACGTGATCAGGCTGTTGCCGCTGGCATTTCCGGTGTCGTCCTTTGATCTGGATCTTGAAGGGATGCGCCAAACGGTCGAGGCACTTGCACCGGTGAAATCGGCCAGTGTGCGGGTCGGGCAGGATGGCGCGCTTGAGATCAGGGTCACACCGCGACAGCCATCAGCCCTTTGGCGGGACGGGCAGACGCTGCGCCTGATTGACGCGGACGGCGTTGAAGCGGGTGTCGTCGGCGCACGCGCTGATCGGCTGGACCTGCCATTGATCGCAGGCGACGGTGCCGAACAGAATATTGCCGAGGCACTGTCGCTCTATGCAGGCGCCGGTCCGATGCGTGACCGGATCCGTGGTCTGGTCCGCATGGGCGAACGCCGCTGGGATATCGTGCTGGACAGGGATCAACGTATCTTGCTGCCCGCCGAAGACCCAGTTGCCGCGTTTAACCGGATTGTCGCACTGAACGAAGCGCAAGACATGCTTAAGCGCGATGTCGTTGTGGTGGATATGCGCAATGCGCAGCGGCCAACACTCCGCATGAGCGAAGAGGCCGCATTGGCCCTGCGCCGCGGTGCAGAAATAGAAATCAATAACGGGGCGGGCGATTAA
- the ftsA gene encoding cell division protein FtsA has translation MGDLYDSQRAMRQMRKAAMQRGVVAILDVGTSKIACLVLRFDGPERFRSVDGVGSMAGQSQFRVIGAATTRSRGVRFGEVEAMQETERAIRTAVQAAQKMANVRVDHVIACMSGARPRSYGLDGSLDVSGAMVSEQDISQVMANCDVPDYGADREVLHAQPVNFALDHRTGLADPRGQIGNQLTTDMHMLTVDATAIQNLFYCIKRCDLELAGLASSAYVAGMSSLVEDEQELGAACIDLGGGSTGVSIFMKKHMIYADAVRMGGEHVTSDISMGLQIPGATAERIKTFYGGVVATGMDDREMIEIGGDTGDWEHDRRTVSRAELIGIMRPRVEEILEEVRVRLDAAGFEHLPSQQIVLTGGGSQIPGLDGLASKILGQQVRLGRPLRVQGLPQAAIGPAFSSAVGLSLFAANPQDEWWDFEIPADTYPARSLKRAVKWFKDNW, from the coding sequence ATGGGTGATCTCTACGATAGTCAGCGGGCGATGCGGCAGATGCGCAAGGCCGCGATGCAGCGCGGGGTTGTCGCAATCCTTGATGTGGGGACCTCGAAAATCGCCTGTCTGGTATTGCGCTTTGATGGCCCTGAACGGTTTCGCAGTGTGGATGGCGTCGGCTCGATGGCCGGACAATCCCAGTTTCGGGTGATCGGGGCTGCAACCACACGGTCGCGCGGTGTTCGGTTTGGTGAAGTCGAGGCAATGCAGGAAACCGAACGTGCGATCCGCACGGCGGTGCAGGCGGCACAGAAAATGGCCAATGTCCGCGTTGATCACGTGATTGCCTGCATGTCCGGGGCGCGGCCTCGCTCTTACGGACTTGATGGGTCGCTTGATGTCTCGGGCGCAATGGTGTCCGAACAGGATATCAGCCAGGTGATGGCGAATTGTGATGTGCCGGATTACGGCGCCGACCGCGAGGTGCTGCATGCCCAGCCGGTGAATTTCGCGCTTGATCACCGCACAGGGCTGGCCGACCCACGCGGGCAGATCGGCAATCAGCTGACCACCGACATGCATATGCTGACGGTTGATGCGACCGCGATCCAGAACCTGTTTTACTGCATCAAGCGCTGTGATCTGGAATTGGCCGGGCTGGCCTCGTCCGCCTATGTGGCCGGGATGTCGTCGCTGGTGGAAGACGAACAGGAATTGGGCGCCGCCTGTATTGATCTGGGTGGCGGATCAACCGGCGTGTCGATTTTCATGAAAAAGCACATGATCTATGCCGATGCGGTGCGCATGGGGGGTGAGCATGTCACATCCGATATCTCGATGGGGCTGCAAATTCCCGGTGCCACCGCCGAGCGGATCAAGACCTTCTATGGCGGTGTCGTTGCCACTGGCATGGACGACCGCGAGATGATCGAAATTGGCGGTGATACGGGCGATTGGGAACATGACCGGCGCACCGTTAGCCGGGCGGAACTGATCGGCATCATGCGTCCACGGGTCGAAGAAATCCTCGAAGAGGTGCGCGTCCGGCTTGATGCGGCAGGTTTCGAGCATCTGCCAAGCCAGCAGATCGTCCTGACCGGCGGCGGAAGCCAGATACCCGGCCTTGACGGATTGGCGAGCAAGATCCTGGGCCAGCAGGTGCGACTTGGCCGCCCTTTGCGCGTTCAGGGCCTGCCCCAAGCCGCGATTGGGCCTGCATTTTCCAGCGCTGTTGGCCTGTCGCTCTTTGCGGCGAATCCACAGGATGAGTGGTGGGATTTCGAGATTCCAGCCGATACTTACCCCGCGCGTTCGCTGAAACGGGCGGTGAAATGGTTCAAGGATAACTGGTGA
- a CDS encoding DUF427 domain-containing protein, with translation MANEIKIRPATGTWSVRAGGAVLGESTNALELTEGDYPPVIYFPRADIAMAFLEPSETTSTCPFKGKASYYSIVAKSGPIADAVWSYEDPIAAVAEIKDYLAFYPSKVAVEKI, from the coding sequence ATGGCCAATGAGATCAAAATTCGCCCCGCAACCGGGACATGGTCAGTCCGCGCCGGCGGCGCTGTCCTTGGGGAAAGCACCAATGCGCTGGAACTGACCGAAGGGGATTATCCGCCCGTGATCTATTTCCCACGTGCTGACATCGCGATGGCCTTTCTGGAACCGAGCGAGACAACATCCACCTGCCCGTTCAAAGGCAAGGCCAGCTACTATTCCATCGTCGCCAAAAGCGGCCCGATTGCGGATGCGGTATGGTCCTACGAAGACCCGATCGCGGCTGTCGCTGAGATCAAGGATTATCTGGCCTTCTATCCCTCAAAGGTCGCGGTCGAGAAAATCTAG
- the recN gene encoding DNA repair protein RecN yields the protein MLRGLDIRDMLIIDRLELTFQPGLNVLTGETGAGKSILLDALGFVLGWRGRAELVRQGAQQGEVTAWFDLPAGHSARAILEDAGIEAEEELILRRVNTSDGRKTAWVNDRRVSGEVLRRLSDTLIELHGQHDDRGLLNPRGHRQMLDAYAGHDDVLQKVGGAWRALSAAQQALQEAEAKVAEVRTEEAFLRHAVDELDALAPEPGEEATLDTQRRLMQGAEKIRADIDRAAEALGLQGAEGLITDAFRWLQGVADRAESQLDAPLDALERVMLAMDEAQDGVARCRDALTFNPSELETVEERLFAIRGLARKHDVLPDDLSAFADELRDRLAVLDNSTGALDGLRDAVQQRQGEYDSAAQVLSQRRQAAAKALDKAMASELAPLKMERAVFATICTSAPPGPGGMDEVAFTVATNPGAPAGPLNKIASGGELSRFLLALKVCLTQAGGGITMIFDEIDRGVGGATAAAVGRRLADIAENGQVLVVTHSPQVAARGGHHWRVEKRQSKTATTSTVIALDEGDRIDEIARMLSGDTITDAARAAASALMKA from the coding sequence ATGCTGCGCGGTCTTGATATTCGCGACATGCTGATCATCGACCGGCTGGAATTGACGTTCCAGCCCGGCCTGAATGTGCTGACCGGCGAAACAGGTGCCGGAAAATCCATTCTGCTGGATGCGTTGGGCTTTGTGCTGGGATGGCGCGGACGTGCCGAACTGGTGCGCCAGGGTGCGCAGCAAGGCGAGGTGACCGCGTGGTTTGACCTGCCGGCCGGGCACTCGGCCCGGGCCATTCTGGAAGACGCGGGTATCGAGGCCGAAGAGGAGTTGATCCTGCGGCGCGTCAATACCAGCGACGGCCGCAAGACCGCTTGGGTGAATGACAGGCGGGTCAGCGGCGAGGTGTTGCGTCGTCTGTCAGATACACTGATCGAACTGCATGGGCAGCATGATGACCGCGGCTTGCTGAACCCGCGCGGGCATCGCCAGATGCTGGACGCTTACGCAGGCCATGATGATGTCTTGCAAAAGGTGGGCGGCGCCTGGCGTGCATTATCGGCCGCACAGCAAGCCTTGCAGGAGGCGGAGGCAAAGGTTGCCGAGGTGCGGACCGAAGAAGCGTTTTTGCGCCATGCGGTCGACGAGTTGGATGCGTTGGCGCCGGAACCGGGCGAAGAAGCCACGCTGGATACCCAGCGCCGTTTGATGCAGGGCGCGGAGAAAATCCGCGCCGATATCGACCGGGCCGCCGAAGCGCTGGGACTGCAGGGTGCCGAAGGGCTGATCACGGATGCGTTTCGCTGGCTGCAGGGCGTCGCAGATCGCGCGGAAAGCCAGCTTGATGCGCCGCTTGACGCGTTAGAGCGGGTGATGCTTGCGATGGACGAAGCGCAAGACGGTGTTGCCCGTTGTCGCGACGCATTGACGTTCAACCCATCCGAGCTGGAAACGGTCGAAGAGCGTCTGTTCGCGATCCGCGGTCTGGCGCGCAAGCATGACGTCTTGCCCGACGATCTGAGTGCGTTTGCGGATGAGCTGCGCGATAGGCTTGCGGTGCTTGATAACAGCACCGGTGCCTTGGATGGGTTGCGCGATGCGGTCCAGCAAAGGCAGGGCGAATATGACAGCGCGGCGCAGGTGCTGAGCCAACGCCGTCAGGCGGCGGCCAAGGCATTGGATAAGGCGATGGCATCCGAATTGGCGCCGCTCAAAATGGAACGCGCTGTGTTCGCGACGATCTGCACATCGGCGCCCCCTGGTCCCGGCGGCATGGATGAGGTGGCGTTTACCGTGGCCACAAACCCCGGCGCGCCGGCTGGCCCCCTGAACAAGATCGCGTCAGGCGGCGAGCTAAGCCGCTTTCTTTTGGCGCTGAAAGTTTGCCTGACCCAGGCGGGCGGTGGGATTACCATGATCTTTGACGAGATCGACCGCGGTGTGGGCGGCGCAACGGCTGCGGCAGTGGGGCGCCGGTTGGCGGATATCGCCGAGAACGGGCAGGTCCTTGTGGTAACCCATTCACCGCAGGTCGCGGCCCGCGGCGGGCATCATTGGCGGGTCGAAAAGCGTCAAAGCAAGACAGCGACCACCTCGACCGTCATAGCCTTGGACGAGGGCGACCGGATTGACGAGATCGCGCGCATGTTGTCGGGGGATACGATCACGGATGCCGCCCGGGCGGCCGCGTCAGCATTGATGAAGGCCTGA
- the lpxC gene encoding UDP-3-O-acyl-N-acetylglucosamine deacetylase — protein sequence MQTTLKKTTTFVGVGLHSGAPVRMVLRPAAAGTGIVFRRVDLTGLPVLKASWDQVIVSPLNTRLTNDDGVTVSTIEHIMAALAGCGVHNVSIDIDGPEVPILDGSAAVFVRGLIKAGLTRLSAPLRAIEIVKEIAVVDGASFARLSPATSLQIDFEIDFADAAIGHQHKTLNMANGSFVRELCDSRTFCRAADVAAMHANGLALGGSIDNAVVVDGDKVLTPGGLRHADEAVRHKMLDALGDLYTAGAPILGRYTGVRAGHAMTNKLLRALFADPTAWRWVTCDAKIAARLPGVGVSPADLDAVA from the coding sequence GTGCAAACAACACTGAAAAAGACAACCACGTTTGTTGGCGTTGGCCTCCACTCAGGCGCGCCTGTGCGTATGGTGCTGCGTCCTGCGGCGGCGGGTACGGGTATTGTGTTCCGGCGGGTGGATCTGACGGGTTTGCCCGTGCTGAAAGCGTCGTGGGATCAGGTGATTGTCTCGCCCCTGAATACCCGTCTGACAAATGATGACGGCGTGACCGTTTCGACCATTGAACATATCATGGCGGCCCTTGCGGGATGTGGCGTGCATAACGTGTCGATTGATATCGACGGCCCCGAAGTGCCGATCCTTGATGGCAGCGCAGCCGTTTTTGTGCGGGGTCTGATCAAGGCCGGGCTGACGCGCCTGTCCGCACCGCTGCGGGCGATAGAGATCGTCAAAGAGATTGCTGTTGTTGACGGGGCAAGCTTTGCGCGCCTGTCGCCAGCGACCAGCCTGCAAATCGACTTTGAGATCGACTTTGCGGATGCCGCAATCGGCCATCAGCACAAGACGCTGAACATGGCCAATGGCAGCTTTGTGCGCGAGCTTTGTGACAGCCGGACATTCTGCCGGGCGGCTGATGTGGCGGCGATGCATGCCAATGGATTGGCCTTGGGCGGATCCATCGACAATGCGGTTGTGGTGGATGGTGACAAGGTGCTGACACCGGGCGGGCTGCGGCATGCCGATGAGGCCGTGCGCCACAAGATGCTGGATGCGCTTGGTGATCTCTACACCGCGGGCGCGCCGATTCTGGGGCGTTATACCGGTGTCCGCGCAGGCCACGCGATGACGAACAAGCTGTTGCGCGCCTTGTTTGCCGATCCGACGGCATGGCGCTGGGTCACGTGTGACGCGAAAATCGCGGCCCGTTTGCCGGGTGTTGGCGTATCGCCTGCCGATCTTGACGCCGTTGCCTAA
- a CDS encoding chloride channel protein: protein MFDSISKLIGSVFSDWRMTCVDALRVIKTRGPSQIQFWFIALAIGITGGVAAVLFRLGIETAQSYLYGTDGRDSFASMVAELAWYQILIIPIMGGLCVGVILTRFTPDGRVRSVADVIEGAALNEGRVERRAGLASAAASLITLSSGGSSGREGPVVHLAAVISTTVSRWIRANGITGRDLLGCGVAAAVSASFNAPIAGALFALEVILRHFAMHAFAPIVIASAAGTVVNRLAFGDVTEFMLEGKNALAFYVELPAFLLLGLICGLVAVILMKTIFWAENFASYMQERTGLPAFLRPAVAGGLLGLLAIWFPHIIGVGYETTSAALTGSLLLHEAIVFVVLKVIAVAITMGGRMGGGVFSPSLMVGALTGLAFGIIATAVFPTVSGEGTLYALAGMGAVAAAVLGAPISTTLIVFELTGDWQTGLAVMVSVSLSTALSSRLVDRSFFLTQLERRNVHLAAGPQSYLLATFRVSTVMRDKDAPNAAAADACWDLIAEGTYIDGNATLEQAMPLFEQSGYSFVPVVTLAGENAPPELWGALFQVDALKAMNKALADTAAEEHS from the coding sequence ATGTTTGACTCTATCTCAAAGTTGATTGGCAGCGTGTTTTCGGACTGGCGGATGACCTGTGTCGACGCTTTACGGGTTATTAAGACACGTGGCCCCAGCCAGATACAGTTTTGGTTCATCGCCCTTGCCATCGGCATCACCGGAGGCGTGGCAGCCGTGTTGTTCCGGCTTGGGATCGAGACCGCGCAATCATATCTTTACGGCACGGATGGTCGCGACAGTTTTGCCAGCATGGTGGCCGAACTGGCGTGGTATCAGATTCTGATTATCCCAATCATGGGTGGTTTGTGTGTCGGGGTGATCCTGACCCGGTTTACGCCGGATGGCCGCGTACGGTCTGTCGCGGATGTCATCGAAGGGGCAGCCCTGAACGAAGGTCGGGTGGAACGCAGGGCCGGTCTGGCGTCAGCGGCGGCATCGCTAATCACCTTGTCCAGCGGCGGATCAAGCGGGCGCGAGGGGCCCGTCGTCCACTTGGCAGCTGTGATTTCGACCACGGTCAGCCGGTGGATACGGGCCAACGGGATCACAGGCCGAGATCTGTTGGGATGTGGGGTGGCCGCAGCCGTATCAGCCAGCTTTAACGCCCCAATTGCCGGGGCGCTTTTCGCGCTTGAGGTTATCTTGCGCCATTTTGCCATGCATGCCTTTGCCCCGATTGTGATCGCATCCGCCGCAGGAACGGTCGTCAACCGGCTGGCCTTTGGTGACGTGACCGAATTCATGCTGGAAGGAAAGAATGCGCTGGCCTTCTACGTGGAATTGCCGGCGTTCCTGCTGCTTGGCCTGATTTGCGGGTTGGTCGCGGTCATCTTGATGAAGACCATCTTCTGGGCCGAGAATTTTGCCAGTTACATGCAAGAGAGGACGGGCCTGCCGGCCTTCCTGCGCCCAGCGGTTGCGGGTGGCTTGCTGGGCCTTTTGGCGATCTGGTTTCCACATATCATCGGCGTGGGGTACGAGACGACCTCGGCAGCCTTGACGGGCAGCCTTTTGCTGCATGAGGCGATTGTGTTTGTTGTGTTAAAGGTGATTGCCGTGGCGATCACCATGGGCGGTCGGATGGGGGGCGGCGTCTTTTCGCCCTCGCTGATGGTGGGGGCGCTGACCGGTCTCGCCTTTGGTATTATCGCCACGGCTGTGTTTCCGACGGTTTCCGGCGAGGGGACGCTTTATGCGCTGGCCGGCATGGGTGCGGTTGCGGCGGCCGTGCTGGGGGCGCCCATATCAACAACATTGATTGTGTTCGAACTGACAGGCGACTGGCAAACCGGTCTTGCGGTCATGGTGTCTGTTTCGCTGTCCACAGCGCTGTCATCGCGTCTGGTGGACCGGTCATTTTTCCTGACACAGTTGGAACGGCGCAACGTGCATCTGGCGGCCGGACCGCAATCCTACCTGCTTGCGACCTTCCGGGTCTCGACAGTGATGCGCGACAAGGACGCACCAAATGCCGCCGCTGCTGATGCCTGTTGGGACCTGATCGCCGAGGGCACCTATATTGATGGCAATGCTACGTTGGAACAGGCCATGCCGCTGTTTGAGCAGTCAGGGTACAGCTTTGTTCCGGTTGTGACCCTGGCGGGCGAAAACGCACCGCCCGAATTGTGGGGGGCGCTGTTTCAGGTCGATGCGTTGAAGGCAATGAACAAGGCGCTGGCCGATACGGCGGCCGAGGAACATTCCTGA